From one Melioribacteraceae bacterium genomic stretch:
- a CDS encoding cold-shock protein, with protein sequence MAERKQGTVKWFNNSKGYGFISQEGGEDVFVHFDSIVGDGYKSLEENAKVEFTITQGPKGLQAAEVKIIH encoded by the coding sequence ATGGCAGAGCGTAAACAAGGTACAGTAAAATGGTTCAACAATTCTAAAGGTTACGGATTTATTTCACAAGAAGGAGGAGAAGATGTTTTTGTTCACTTCGATTCAATTGTTGGTGATGGATATAAATCTTTAGAAGAAAATGCGAAAGTTGAATTTACTATTACTCAAGGTCCTAAAGGATTACAAGCAGCAGAAGTAAAAATTATTCACTAA